A section of the Mycolicibacterium anyangense genome encodes:
- a CDS encoding NADH:flavin oxidoreductase has translation MDSAPDVFSPAVLGPVTLRNRILKSATFEARTPDDVVSDDLISFHRAIAAGGVGMTTVAYTAVSQGGRTNGGQIWMRPQAVPGLRRLADAVHAEGAAISAQIGHAGPVANARSNKAPALAPVRFFNPLSMKFAKHASRDDIAEVIAAHAAAARYAIDSGFDAVEIHLGHNYLASSFLSPMINRRSDEYGGSLENRARVARSIVMAVRREVERLGPAPIAVTAKLNMADGVRGGIRIEESLQTAKWLQDDGGLDAIELTAGSSLLNPMYLFRGDAPVKEFAAAQKWPLNWGMRMTGTKFMREYPYEDTYLLRDALLFRKELTLPLILLGGITNREAMDRAMADGFEFVAMGRALLAEPDLLNRIKADGDAHTVKSLCTHCNKCMPTIYSRTICVETGAPA, from the coding sequence ATGGACAGTGCGCCAGATGTGTTCAGCCCGGCGGTGCTCGGCCCTGTCACGCTGCGCAACCGCATCCTCAAGTCGGCCACGTTCGAGGCCCGCACGCCCGACGACGTCGTCTCCGACGATCTGATCTCTTTCCACCGGGCCATCGCCGCCGGTGGTGTCGGCATGACGACGGTGGCCTACACCGCGGTGAGCCAGGGTGGCCGGACCAACGGCGGGCAGATCTGGATGCGCCCGCAGGCCGTGCCCGGCCTGCGCCGGCTCGCCGACGCCGTGCACGCCGAGGGCGCCGCCATCAGCGCACAGATCGGCCACGCCGGGCCGGTGGCCAACGCGCGCTCCAACAAGGCGCCCGCCCTGGCGCCGGTGCGCTTCTTCAACCCGCTGTCGATGAAGTTCGCCAAGCACGCCAGCCGTGACGACATCGCCGAGGTGATCGCCGCGCACGCCGCGGCCGCGCGGTACGCGATCGACTCCGGCTTCGACGCGGTCGAGATCCACCTCGGTCACAACTATCTGGCCAGCTCGTTCCTCTCGCCGATGATCAACCGCCGGTCCGACGAGTACGGCGGCTCGCTGGAGAACCGCGCCAGGGTGGCCCGCTCGATCGTGATGGCCGTGCGCCGCGAGGTCGAGCGGCTGGGTCCGGCGCCGATCGCGGTGACCGCCAAGCTGAACATGGCCGACGGGGTGCGCGGCGGCATCCGGATCGAGGAATCGCTGCAGACCGCGAAGTGGCTGCAGGACGACGGCGGTCTGGACGCCATCGAGCTGACCGCAGGCAGCTCACTGCTCAACCCGATGTACCTGTTCCGCGGCGACGCCCCGGTCAAGGAGTTCGCCGCCGCCCAGAAGTGGCCGCTGAACTGGGGCATGCGGATGACCGGCACGAAATTCATGCGGGAGTACCCCTACGAGGACACCTACCTGCTGCGTGACGCACTGCTGTTCCGCAAGGAACTCACCCTGCCGCTGATCTTGCTCGGCGGGATCACCAACCGCGAGGCCATGGACCGGGCGATGGCCGACGGCTTCGAGTTTGTCGCGATGGGCCGCGCTCTGCTGGCCGAACCGGACCTGCTCAACCGGATCAAGGCCGATGGCGACGCGCACACCGTGAAGTCGCTGTGTACCCACTGCAACAAGTGCATGCCGACCATCTACTCGCGGACCATCTGCGTCGAAACGGGCGCTCCCGCCTGA
- a CDS encoding bifunctional methylenetetrahydrofolate dehydrogenase/methenyltetrahydrofolate cyclohydrolase: protein MVAITLDGKLTRDEIFVDLTERVAALTAAGRTPGLGTVLVGDDPGSHAYVRGKHADCAKVGITSIRRDLPADVSQAQLEDTLDELNANPDCTGYIVQLPLPRHLDENAALERIDPAKDADGLHPISLGRLVLGKDAPLPCTPRGIVHLLRRYDVPIAGAHVVVIGRGVTVGRPLGLLLTRRTENATVTLCHTGTRDLPALTRQADIIVAAVGVPHMLTADMVRPGAAVVDVGVSRVDGKLTGDVHPDVWDVAGHISPNPGGVGPLTRAFLLTNVVEAAEGAQ, encoded by the coding sequence GTGGTCGCTATCACCTTGGACGGCAAGCTCACCCGCGACGAGATCTTCGTCGATCTGACCGAACGGGTGGCGGCGCTGACCGCCGCCGGGCGCACCCCGGGACTGGGCACCGTCCTGGTCGGTGACGACCCGGGCTCGCACGCCTACGTGCGCGGCAAGCATGCCGACTGCGCCAAGGTCGGCATCACCTCGATCCGGCGTGATTTGCCCGCCGACGTCAGTCAGGCCCAGCTCGAGGACACCCTCGACGAACTCAATGCCAACCCGGACTGCACCGGCTACATCGTGCAATTGCCGCTGCCGCGCCACCTCGATGAGAACGCTGCGCTGGAACGCATCGACCCGGCCAAGGACGCCGACGGTCTGCACCCGATCAGCCTGGGCCGGCTGGTGCTGGGCAAGGACGCCCCGCTGCCGTGCACTCCGCGTGGCATCGTGCACCTGCTGCGCCGTTACGACGTGCCGATCGCCGGCGCGCACGTGGTGGTGATCGGCCGCGGTGTCACCGTGGGCCGCCCGCTGGGCCTGCTGCTGACCCGCCGCACCGAGAACGCCACCGTGACGTTGTGCCACACCGGAACTCGTGATCTGCCGGCACTGACCCGGCAGGCCGACATCATCGTGGCCGCGGTCGGTGTGCCGCACATGCTGACCGCCGACATGGTGCGGCCCGGTGCGGCGGTGGTCGATGTCGGGGTGAGCCGGGTCGACGGCAAGCTCACCGGCGACGTCCACCCCGACGTGTGGGACGTCGCCGGACACATCTCACCGAACCCGGGCGGGGTGGGCCCACTGACCCGGGCCTTCCTGTTGACCAACGTCGTCGAGGCTGCCGAAGGGGCCCAGTGA
- a CDS encoding DUF3017 domain-containing protein produces the protein MTTRAKRRLPTRDEAVAFTRRVVRSQWPILSVFAVFLLAFVLVAAGFWRRGSLLIGIAVGVAAALRLVLSEDRAGLLAVRSRSLDFATMTTLSVIMIYVASTIDPLGTS, from the coding sequence GTGACGACTCGGGCCAAGCGCCGATTGCCGACTCGTGACGAGGCGGTGGCGTTCACCCGCCGCGTCGTGCGCTCGCAGTGGCCGATCCTGAGCGTGTTCGCGGTGTTCCTGCTGGCATTCGTGCTGGTGGCGGCGGGCTTCTGGCGCCGCGGGTCGCTGTTGATCGGGATTGCGGTCGGGGTGGCGGCCGCACTGCGACTGGTGCTCTCCGAGGACCGCGCCGGCCTCCTGGCGGTGCGGTCGCGCAGTTTGGACTTCGCCACCATGACCACGTTGAGCGTGATCATGATCTATGTGGCGTCGACCATCGACCCGTTGGGCACGTCCTAA
- a CDS encoding TetR/AcrR family transcriptional regulator, with protein MTAPQGLRERKKADTRRSLSDAALHLAFERGIDNVTREAIAERAGVSLRTFNNYFAGKYEAIAYRQLERMRRSLNTFREWPAGDPLWTAITESVLEPLLTEMGEDFAPTRQQLDRLVELNMAIEVRNALANNLMTEWIAAIAERTGTDPERDIYPRLVAASIRAVAEAAMDTYIAADPPVPIVGLMRRGFADVTAGLPEPKRRSS; from the coding sequence ATGACCGCACCGCAGGGCTTGCGCGAGCGCAAAAAGGCCGACACCCGCAGGTCTCTCAGTGACGCTGCGCTGCATCTGGCTTTCGAGCGCGGAATCGACAACGTCACCCGGGAGGCCATCGCGGAGCGGGCCGGGGTATCGCTGCGCACCTTCAACAACTACTTCGCAGGCAAGTACGAGGCCATCGCCTACCGACAGCTGGAGCGAATGCGGCGCAGCCTGAACACCTTTCGCGAATGGCCTGCCGGTGATCCGCTGTGGACGGCGATCACCGAATCGGTACTCGAGCCGCTGCTGACCGAGATGGGGGAGGACTTCGCGCCGACCCGCCAGCAGCTGGACCGGCTCGTCGAGCTCAACATGGCGATCGAGGTGCGTAATGCATTGGCCAACAACCTGATGACCGAATGGATCGCGGCAATCGCCGAACGCACCGGCACCGACCCGGAGCGCGATATCTATCCCCGACTGGTGGCCGCCAGCATCCGCGCCGTCGCCGAAGCCGCCATGGACACCTATATCGCCGCCGATCCGCCTGTCCCGATCGTCGGTCTGATGCGCCGTGGATTTGCCGATGTCACAGCTGGTTTGCCCGAACCGAAGCGGAGGTCGTCATGA
- a CDS encoding FAD-dependent monooxygenase gives MTEKREVVIAGAGPNGLMLACELALAGIMPVVLDALPGASPEPKANGLVGQVVRMLDMRGLYSGFTGQDRPQPLPGWMFSGMQLSYPDPAASPMYAMMMPQPQLVRLLEKRARELGVDLRWGHELAELQPGDDGVALSIATADGVYRMTAGYLVGADGGRSMVRKSVGIGFPGTTSETVGRLAQVEVPDEFRAPDGGLNIPGVGHIPFGHNRFDNGMVLAGSFQPGVLLVGTREDGRADEQGPLTIAELRASLQRILGVDVPLQEPSGPGPHAKRRIDGQNTRQADHYRAGRVLLLGDAAHVHSAMGGPGLNLGLQDAVNLGWKLAAEVNGWAPAGLLDSYETERHPVGQRVIMHSMAQSALMAPGSEVAQLRMLFEELLALPGVSEHVGRLLAGSDVRYDVGDDHPLSGYLVPDLTLDDGRRVADLLHDARPVLIDASGGAVAASAQGWADRVTIVTAPLVDGPVGILVRPDGYVAWAAEEFAPSGARALRAALGRWFGAAA, from the coding sequence ATGACCGAGAAGCGCGAGGTCGTCATCGCCGGAGCAGGTCCCAACGGCCTGATGCTGGCCTGTGAACTGGCCCTGGCCGGGATCATGCCGGTGGTCCTCGATGCCCTGCCCGGGGCCTCTCCCGAACCCAAGGCCAATGGCCTTGTCGGGCAGGTGGTTCGGATGCTCGACATGCGCGGTCTGTACTCCGGGTTCACCGGCCAGGACCGGCCGCAGCCGTTACCCGGCTGGATGTTCTCGGGGATGCAGTTGAGCTATCCGGACCCCGCCGCCAGTCCGATGTACGCCATGATGATGCCGCAGCCCCAGCTGGTGCGACTGTTGGAGAAGCGTGCCCGTGAGCTTGGCGTGGATCTGCGCTGGGGTCACGAACTCGCCGAGCTGCAGCCCGGCGACGATGGCGTAGCCCTGAGTATCGCGACCGCCGACGGTGTTTACCGGATGACCGCCGGCTATCTCGTCGGCGCGGACGGTGGTCGCAGTATGGTCCGCAAGAGTGTGGGCATCGGCTTTCCCGGAACCACGTCGGAGACCGTCGGGCGGTTGGCCCAGGTGGAGGTGCCCGATGAGTTCCGCGCGCCCGATGGCGGGTTGAATATCCCAGGAGTGGGACATATCCCGTTCGGGCACAACAGGTTCGACAACGGGATGGTGCTCGCCGGTAGCTTCCAGCCGGGCGTGCTGCTGGTCGGCACTCGGGAGGACGGCCGCGCCGACGAGCAGGGCCCGCTGACGATCGCGGAACTGCGGGCCAGCCTGCAACGGATCCTGGGTGTCGACGTACCCCTGCAGGAGCCGAGCGGCCCGGGCCCGCATGCCAAGCGACGTATCGACGGCCAGAACACCAGGCAGGCGGACCATTACCGGGCCGGGCGCGTCCTGCTGCTCGGCGACGCTGCCCACGTGCATTCGGCGATGGGCGGTCCGGGATTGAACCTCGGTCTGCAGGATGCGGTCAACCTCGGCTGGAAACTGGCTGCCGAGGTCAACGGATGGGCGCCTGCGGGTCTGCTCGACAGCTACGAGACCGAACGCCACCCGGTGGGTCAGCGCGTCATAATGCACTCCATGGCCCAGAGCGCGCTGATGGCCCCAGGCTCCGAAGTCGCCCAATTGCGAATGCTTTTCGAAGAGCTGCTCGCCCTACCCGGCGTCAGCGAGCACGTGGGCCGCCTGCTAGCCGGGTCGGACGTCCGCTACGACGTCGGTGACGACCATCCGCTCTCCGGCTACCTGGTGCCGGATCTGACGCTCGACGACGGCCGGCGGGTGGCGGATCTGTTGCACGATGCGCGTCCCGTTCTGATCGACGCAAGTGGGGGAGCGGTCGCGGCTTCGGCGCAGGGATGGGCCGATCGGGTCACCATCGTCACCGCACCATTGGTCGACGGACCGGTGGGCATACTGGTCCGGCCGGACGGCTATGTCGCTTGGGCTGCAGAGGAATTCGCGCCGAGCGGCGCGCGGGCTCTGCGTGCTGCTCTTGGCCGCTGGTTCGGCGCCGCAGCCTGA
- a CDS encoding sensor domain-containing diguanylate cyclase, giving the protein MRAANQWLDWLSVAKVPAFLCRHDGDRVVLVAATPEFTDALMPGDEALTEIDLLAQVASEWPRRDAGPVVMHIAGAPNLHCVLQPLGHPSGECLGILHATEDHQRHNDSFYAIVQQLPDIVARFDRDHRHLFVNRAMQRIVGIDPQAFFGKTNAELGMPDHLVEVWKSLHSRVFETGEPAELEFEFETEQGPKHFLCRVVPEYAADGTIPTILSTSHDITQLKSLQRQLALLASTDPLTSLLNRRGFTEALEAEAARARSSHVQLSLLLIDVNDFKVVNDTFGHLAGDDLLVTIGEVLRREVRDSDFVGRLGGDEFCVGIVDSDGARARDTADRIRQRISTLGAQGLSPCDVSVSIGLATYADTDRNVADLVARVDQAMYREKARRTDAR; this is encoded by the coding sequence GTGAGGGCTGCAAACCAATGGCTCGACTGGCTCAGCGTCGCCAAGGTTCCAGCGTTTCTCTGCCGTCACGACGGCGATCGGGTGGTTCTCGTGGCCGCGACGCCGGAGTTCACCGACGCACTCATGCCGGGCGACGAGGCACTGACAGAAATTGACCTGCTGGCACAGGTGGCCTCTGAGTGGCCTCGACGAGACGCTGGCCCGGTGGTCATGCACATCGCCGGCGCGCCGAATCTGCACTGCGTCCTTCAGCCGCTCGGCCACCCGTCCGGAGAATGTCTCGGGATCTTGCACGCGACCGAGGATCACCAGCGCCACAACGACTCCTTCTACGCGATCGTGCAGCAATTGCCCGATATCGTTGCCCGCTTTGACCGCGATCACCGGCACCTGTTCGTCAACCGCGCCATGCAGAGAATCGTCGGGATAGACCCCCAAGCGTTCTTCGGCAAGACAAATGCTGAACTTGGCATGCCAGATCACCTCGTCGAAGTGTGGAAGTCGTTGCACAGCAGGGTCTTCGAGACAGGCGAGCCAGCCGAGCTGGAGTTCGAGTTCGAGACGGAGCAGGGTCCAAAGCACTTCCTCTGTCGAGTTGTGCCTGAATATGCCGCAGACGGAACGATTCCGACGATTCTGAGCACGTCCCACGACATCACCCAGCTCAAATCGCTCCAGCGCCAACTCGCGCTATTGGCCAGCACAGACCCGCTGACGTCGCTGTTGAACAGACGCGGATTCACCGAGGCACTGGAGGCCGAAGCCGCTCGGGCCCGCAGCAGCCACGTCCAGCTGAGCTTGCTGCTGATCGACGTCAACGATTTCAAGGTCGTCAACGACACCTTCGGCCATCTCGCTGGCGACGACCTGTTGGTCACCATCGGTGAGGTGCTGCGCCGGGAAGTCCGGGACAGCGACTTTGTCGGCCGGCTCGGCGGCGACGAATTCTGCGTCGGCATCGTCGATTCCGACGGCGCTCGGGCCCGCGACACCGCTGACCGAATTCGCCAGCGCATCAGCACCCTCGGCGCCCAGGGGTTGAGTCCCTGTGATGTCAGCGTCAGCATCGGGCTGGCGACCTACGCCGACACCGACCGAAACGTGGCAGACCTCGTTGCCCGAGTCGACCAGGCGATGTATCGGGAAAAGGCCCGCCGCACAGATGCTCGGTGA
- a CDS encoding sensor domain-containing diguanylate cyclase: protein MAIMQRLSREIDEKALLDRLADRWSVRAEGGPFTISASRAPVWQCVLQAVDAHGDHLAILRLPDEWQAPDDAFFTMVENLPDVVTRFDRDYRCQYANPPMATLTAVPRATRHGKTHGEVGTSEELGTAFQRAYQQVFDTAEPVELEFSYNGTTGLRHYLGRATPEFDHEGRVRTVLSVVRDISEVKKLEQQLDLLSRTDPLTALLNRRSFTARLGAELERVQRGEGLLSLLMLDLNNFKDINDRFGHLAGDRVLKAMARILTEETGSAHACARLGGDEFCVALIDTDAAAARDVAARIGQRVNSITHADGQPIGVSVSVGVAEADARDATAVDLLSRVDILMYEVKSGGIGPRAS from the coding sequence ATGGCAATCATGCAGCGATTGAGCCGCGAGATCGATGAGAAGGCCTTACTCGACAGGCTGGCGGACCGGTGGTCAGTACGAGCTGAGGGCGGCCCCTTCACCATCAGTGCATCCCGGGCTCCGGTCTGGCAGTGCGTCCTCCAGGCCGTCGACGCGCACGGAGATCACCTGGCGATCCTGCGACTGCCCGACGAGTGGCAAGCGCCGGACGATGCTTTCTTCACCATGGTGGAGAACCTGCCCGATGTCGTCACCCGGTTCGACCGCGACTACCGCTGCCAATATGCCAATCCACCGATGGCCACCCTCACCGCAGTCCCCCGTGCGACCCGCCATGGCAAGACCCACGGTGAAGTCGGCACCTCGGAGGAACTCGGCACCGCGTTCCAGAGGGCCTATCAACAGGTGTTCGACACCGCAGAACCGGTCGAACTCGAATTCAGCTACAACGGGACGACTGGTCTGCGCCATTATCTGGGTCGCGCGACACCCGAGTTCGATCACGAGGGCCGGGTACGTACCGTGCTGTCGGTGGTTCGTGACATCAGCGAGGTCAAGAAGCTCGAACAACAGCTCGACTTACTCTCGCGCACGGATCCGCTGACGGCGCTGCTGAATCGGCGCAGTTTCACCGCCCGCCTCGGCGCCGAGTTGGAGCGCGTGCAGCGCGGCGAGGGCCTCCTTAGCCTGCTGATGCTGGATCTCAACAACTTCAAGGACATCAACGACCGGTTCGGCCACCTCGCCGGTGATCGGGTGCTGAAAGCGATGGCCAGGATCCTCACCGAGGAGACGGGCTCGGCACATGCCTGCGCTCGGCTCGGCGGTGATGAATTCTGTGTCGCCCTGATCGACACAGACGCTGCGGCGGCCCGAGACGTCGCCGCGCGGATCGGCCAACGCGTCAACAGCATCACTCACGCTGACGGCCAGCCGATCGGGGTGAGCGTCAGCGTCGGGGTAGCCGAAGCCGACGCGCGCGACGCCACCGCTGTGGATCTACTGAGCCGCGTCGACATCTTGATGTACGAGGTGAAGTCGGGGGGCATCGGCCCACGGGCAAGTTAG